The genomic window GCGGTCATGAGGATCGGGCGCAGCCGGATCCGGCCGGCCTGCACTACGGCCGCGTGGGCCGGCAACCCCTGCGCCTGTTGCTTGTTCGCGTAGTCCACGAGCAGGATGCCGTTGCTCACCACGATGCCGATCATCATGATGACGCCCATGAACGAGATGATCGAGAGCGTGGTGTGCGTGAGCAGCAGCATCCAGATGACGCCCATGAAGCCCAGCGGCACGGTGAACATGATCACAAACGGATCGACGAGCGACTGGAACTGCGACGCCATGATCATGTACACGAGCATGAGCGCCATGACCATTGCGAACCCCAGGCTCGCGAACGCCCCCGACTGTGCCTCCGTCTGACCGGCCATGTGGTACGTGAAGCCCGCCGGGAACGGCAACCGGTTCAAGTCGCTCACGATGTCCTGCGAGACCGCGCCGAGCGGCCGGTTCACTACGTTGGCGGTGACATCGATCACGCGCTGTTCGTTCTTTCGGTTGATCTGCAGCGGCGTGCTGCCGAGCGAAATCTGCGCGACGTCGCGTAGGTGGATCGGCACCATCGGCTGTGGCGGCGAGTTCGCGGCCGCCGGATCCGGCAGGGCGTTGAGCGGCACCCCGCCCAGATCCTCCGGCTGCGACCGGTACTGTTGTTGCAGTTGGACCACGAGGTTGTACTCGTTGCCGCTCACCGGATCGATGAACTGGCTCGCCGTCGCGACGTTCCCGGCGATCGCCGTGTTAATCGCGTTCGCCACCGCGGTCGGGGTCAACCCCAGTTCCGCTGCCTTTTCCTTGTCGATGTTCACGTTAAAGTCAGGCGACTGGCCGCGCGGCGTGATCTGGACGTCGGCGGCGCCCGGAACGGCCGACACCATCGCCGCGACCTGCTGGGCAAATTGTTGCCCAACGGCCTGGTCGTATCCCAGCAACTGGATATCGATGGGCGCCGCGGAGCCGAAGTTGACGACGGCGTGTTCCAACCCGCCCGTCCGGATGAACGTGAGGACACCGGGGAACCGCCCGGCGATCGCCAGACGGACATCGTTCGCATAGTCGTCTGAGGATTTCGCCCGATGCGTCGGGGACGCCAGGCGCACCTCGACTTCGCCGTAGTTCTGGCCCGCGTTCGAGCCAAAGCCGCTATTCGCGGGCACGCCCGTGTTAGTGTACACTGCGGTGACTGCGTTCGACGGAATAGTCTGACGCACAATGTTGGCGATCTGCTCGACGACCGCGGAGGCCGTCTGCACCGCCGTGCCCTGCGGTGCCTGCACCTGAACCGAAAACTGGCTCTCGTCCGTCGCCGGGAAGAACTCACTCCCGATCCCGCGGGCCGCGAAGAGCGACATCACAAACGCCGCGGCGATCGCCCCGAGCACCAACGGACTTCGGCGAAGCGTCCACTCGAGCGACCGCAGGTACTGTGCATCGATCGCCTCCATCGTGCGCTCGCTCCACCGGGCGAGCCGCGGGAACACGCCGGTGCCGGCGATCTCACCACCGGTCGTCGACCGGAGCAGCCGCAGGCTCAACAGCGGGTCGATTGTCATCGACACCACATAGGAGGCCGCCAGCGCGAAGATGACGGTGAGCGCCATCGGCACGAACAAGCGCTGCGCGATGCCGCTTAGGAACACCACCGGGAAGAACACGGCAATGGTGGTCGACGTGGAGGCGAGCACCGGGAGGCCGACTTCCTGCGTCGCCTCGAGCACCGCCTGGAGCACCGGCGTGCCGGGCACCGCCAGGTGTCGTGTGATGTTTTCGCGGACGACGATCGCGTCGTCCACGAGGCGGCCGATCGCGAGGGTGAGGCCGCCGAGCGTAAAAATATTCAACGTCTGTCCGGAGAAGTACAGCAGCAGCAGCGCGGACGAGACCGACAGCGGAATCCCGACGCTGACGATTACCACGCTCCACAGGCTCCGCAGGAACACGAGCACCACGAGAAATGTCAACAGCGCGCCGATCATCGCCTCCTGCGCGAGGGTCGAAATCGCCGCGCGAATGTACTGCGACTGATCAAACGACAGCGTCAGCGTCACGCCCTTCGGGATCCCCGTCAGGCCGGGGAGGGCCGCGCGCACTGCGTTCACGACCCCGATCGTGTTGGCGTCCGGCTGGCGCGCCACGAAGAGCAGCACGCCGGGACGACCGTTGACGCGCACGATCTGGGTCTGCGTCGCAGCGCCGTCGACGACCTGGGCGACGTCCCCGACGTGCACCGGGACGCCGTTGTTGCTCGCGACCACGACGTGCTGAATCTGCGGGACGTTCTGCAGCAACGTCGGCACGTTCAGCTGGTAGTTGATTTGCGGGTTTTGGATGTTGCCGGCGGGGATCAGCGCGTTGTAGTTGCTGATCGCGCTGATCACATTCTGGAGCGTCAACCCGGTCGCCTGGAGCTTGTTCGGGTCGACGTTGACGTTGATCTGGCGAAGCAGACCCCCGTTCACGAACGCCTGCGAGACGCCTGGGATGCGCTCGAGTTGGGGTTCGATCGTGTTGTACGCGAGGTCGTACAACTGGCGCGCGTCGAGGCCGCCGCCGCCGACGACCACTTGCACGGCCGGGATGTTCGAAATGTCGAACTTCAATACGAACGGCTGCGAAACGCCGGTGGGCAGGTTTCGCAGGGCCCGCTGGACGTTCTGAATCACCTCGATCTCGGCCACGTCGAGGTTCGCGCCCCAACCGAACCAGATCTGGATGTTGCTGCTGCCCTGTCGGGTCGTGGACAGGATCTGGGTCACGCCCGCGACGCGGGTCACCGCTTGCTCGAGCGGGTAGGTGACGGTCCGCTCCATCGTCTCCGGGCTGGCCCCGTTGTAGTTGGTCTGCACCGAGATGACCGGGATGGTGATCTGGGGGAACAGGTCGCGCGGGAGCCGCTGCAGCCCGATCTGACTCAGCACGACGACGGCGATGCACACCATCAAGACCATGACCGGGTTGCGAACGGCCGCGCGGGTCAGAAACACGGAATGCCTCCGCCGCTCCTACAAACCGACCGGGGATGCCTTCACGGGCTGGCCCTCCCGGACCTGATCGGACCCGCGAAACACGATCAGGTCCGACTGGGTGATGCCGCCGGTAATCTCCACGAGCGTACCCGTTTCACGCCCGATGGCAACTTGGCGCTGCGTCGTCTTGCCCTCCACCACCGCCCACACGTAGCTCTCCGTACCGAGCGTAATGATCGCGCTCAGCGGCACGACTAGCGCGCGCTGGCTGCCAGCGGAAATCTCCGCAGTCGCGTACATGCCAGGCCGCAGCAGGTGCCCGGGGTTCGGCAAGTCAACCTCGACCTGCACGGTTCGGGTCTGCGGGTCCACCCCGCCCGCGATGCGGCTCACGACGCCGACGAACGTTCGGCCAGGAAAGGCGTCGACAACCACCTGGACCTTGCCGCCCTTGTGGATCATCGACATCTGCGTCTCGCTCACGTTCACGACGACGTCGAGGCCGTCGAGGTCGGCGATCGTCACGATCGGCGTCGAGGTGCCGGGCGTGACGTACGCGCCGGAGTCGAGGCTCCGGCTCACGACGATCCCGTTGAACGGTGCTACAATCGTCGCGTTTTGCAGCCCGATCTGGGCGTTCTGCAATGCCGCCGCCTGGCTGGCCGCCTGTGCCAGCTGCGTCTGGACCTGCGACCTCGCAGCGGTGACTTGTTGCTGTTGCGCGGCAATCTGCGTCCGGGCCTGGGTAACTTGCGCCTCCGAGGCGCGGACCTGGGCGGCTGCCTGATCCACCGCCGCTTGGTCGGTTGCGACAGTCGCCTTGGCATCGTCCAGGTTCTGCTGCGCCTGCGCGCCCTGCTGAACGAGCATCACCGTCCGGCGGTACGTACTCTCGGCGTCCACGAGCGTCGCTTCGGCCTTGACGAGTCCGGCCTTAGCGTTGCCGAGGTTCGCCTCTGCGGTCCGCAGCCCGGCCACTGCGTTCAGTTCCTGGGCCTGGGCGACCGCCACCGACGCCTGCGAGGTCTGCACACCGGTCTGCGCCGCGGCCAGCGTTGCCTGAGCCTGGCTGACCTGCGCGTTGAGCTGGTCGTGGTCCACGATCGCGACCACCTGCCCGGCCGTCACCGTGTCGCCGGCGCGAACCGTGACCGATTGGAGATACCCGGACGTTTTCGGCAGGACCACCGCCTCGCGAAGCGATGCGATGCTCGCGGTCAATCGCAACGTGATCGGCAGGTCTTGAAACACTGGGTGCCCGACCCCGACGGTCGCCGCGACGCGGGTTCGCGCCCCGGCCGGCGCGGTCTGCTGGGCGGCTTGGGTCGACGGCTGGGGCGGCGAGGCGCGTCCGACCAGCAGCCCGGCGACGAGCGCCGCGCACACCAACGCGATCCATCCCCAGGGTCGAGACTTACCCCTCACACCTGGCCTCCTACCTTCTCGGCCTCGCCGCTTGCGCCGGACTCATGGTACAGTCGCCTCAACTCGCGCACGTGGCGCTCGAGCTGCCGTTGCAGCCTCCCCAGCTGCTGCACCTTGTCGCGCACCGAGAGGAGTTGCGCCTGGGTAATCTCGAGTGCGCTCTCCACCGCCCGGCGCCGGCGCGCGGGGTCGGTCGCCCGCCTCGCGTCAGCGAGGTGTTGCGTACGCGCTTCGTCCGCGTCCAGAATGCGCTTGATCTCGCTCAGGGACAACCCAAGGAGACGTTTCAGATCCTTGATCTGCTCGATCCGTTCGAGATCCTGCGCGGTGTACAGCCGGTGCCCTCCCGCCAATCGCTCGGTCGGCACCAGCAACCCGATCTCATCGTAATAGTGCAGCGCCCGCGGCGTCAGCCCGCTCAGGTGGCAGACCTCGCCGATCTGATAGAACGTCGCCATGCTGTCGGAGCCGCGCTTGCGGACCACTCACCTCTACACGTAATGTCACGGGACCACGCAATCCTCTCCGTGAGGCGCCGCGCTCCCATGTGCCTCGCTCGCAAAGTACCCAAAGTACCCATTGATTGTAAGAATACCTAACGTGCATGTCAAGGTCATGCCGTGCACGTCAGCCGTAACGATCCGATGAACGTTTCATGAACGAACCGTGAAGCACTGCCGGAGGATCTCGCCGCACCGTCCGAGAACATCGTCCGGGTCAGCCGCGGATGTCTTTCCCCCGGACGATGCCCGACACGAACCACACCGCGATTGGAGGTGACCGACCAATGCCCGCGCAGATCGCCGAGCCTGTCCGCCAGTTCCTCGAAGAGCCGAACGTCGCCGTGCTCGCGACCCAGTTCCCATCCAACAGGCTGCAGACCACGCCCGTGTGGTTCTTGTACGCCGATGGTCAAATCCTGATCAACACGTCGAAGGGCCGCGCAAAACTCCGAAACATCGACGCCCACCGCGAGGTCGCGCTCGCGATCGTGGACGCGCAGAACCCGTACCGCTACGTGCAGATCCAGGGAAAGGTTGTGGCGATCGACCCCAAGAGCGGCGCGCGCGACATCGATCGGCTGTCGCAGCGCTACCTCGGCAAACCATACGCGTATTCCGCAAACGACCGGCCCGAGAACCGCGTCACGATTCTGATCGAGCCGCAGCGCGTCAGCGCGCAGGGTCTGTAGGGACGGGGCATCATTTCACAGGGGTGCGGGAGCCGACCGCCCGCACCACTGGCTCGGCCCCTAGCAGCGCGATCAATGCATTCGCCGCGGCCTTGACCGCGTTGAACGGCACGATGACCGGGAGCAGCATCCCGGCGACGCGCGACGGGGTCATGCCAAACTGGAGCGCCAGCAGCCCAAAGTTGGCGGGGATCATGATAAGGACGCGCGCGGCGGTCCCGGCCGCAGCGGCGTAGATGAGACGGCGCGCAAATGAACCGCGCACGCGTCGGTACGCCCACGCCGTGACCGCGACGAACGTCGCCGCCGCAATGAAGTCCGCCGCCGGCCCGATCGGGCCGCGCGCGCGCAGCAGGAAGAACAGCGCGTCCTTCAGCAACACGACCGTGACGCCAGCGCCGGGCCCGTACAGCACGCCGGCGAGCAGGCCGACGGCGTCGCTGGGGTCGTAGGTCAGGTACGGCGCGTACGGCAACAACGGAACCTGCACCACCGCCATCACCACGAAGGCCACCGCCGCGAACATCGCCGTCGCCACAAGCCGTTGCGTGCCCATCGGCGCGTCCCCGCCTACACCACGCCGTCGGCGCGGAGCCGCGCGATCTCCGGATCCGCGTACCCGAGCGCGCGGAGGATCTCGTCCGTGTGTTGGCCGAGCGTCGGCGGCGCCAGACGGAGGCCGGGCGGCGTGTCCGAGAACCGGAACGCGGAGCGCAGCGTCGGCAGCGCCCCCAGTTGCGGATGGACGACCTCCTGTACCAGCTCGGCGGCCGCGGCCTGGGGGTGCGAAAAGAGATCGGCGATCGCGTGCACCGGGCCCGCCGGGACGCCGGCCGCCGCCAACCTGGCGATCCACTCGGCGGCCGGGGACGCCGCAAACGTCCGCTCAAGCAGCGCGATCACGTCGGCGCGATGCGCCACCCGGTCCGCATTCGTCCGAAACCGGACGTCCTCGGCGCACGAGAGGCCGATCGCCTCGCAACACCGGCGCCACTGCTCGTCGTTGCCGACGGCCACGAGAAACCAGCGCTCGTCCCCGCCCCGGAACGCCTGATATGGCACCAGATTCGGGTGGCCGGACCCCGACGGCGACGGCTGGCGCCCGGTGGCGAAGTAGCTCTGCGCCGCGTAGCTCATCCAGGACACCCCCGTTGCCATCAACGACAGGTCCACGTGCTGCCCCCGGCCCGCCGGGCCCCGTGCGTACAGCGCGGCGAGAATGGCGCCCATCGCGGTGGTCCCCGTCGCGAGGTCGATCACGGCCACGCCCACGCGCACCGGTTCGCGCCCGGCCTCGCCCGTGATGGACATCAAACCGGTGAACCCCTGCATCAGCAGGTCGTAGCCGGGGCGCGCGCGGTCGGGCCCGACGGGGCCGAAGCCCGAAATCGAACAGTAGACGAGGCGCGGGTTCAGGGCGGCGAGCGTCTCGTAGTCCACCCCGAGCGCCGTCTGCGTGCCGGGCCGGAAGTTTTCCACGACGACGTCCACCTGCGCGGCCAGCCGGTGCAGGATCGCGCGGCCGGTCTCACGTGACAAGTCCAGCGTCAAACTGCGTTTGTTCCGGTTGATCGACAGATAGTACGTGGACTCGCGCGCAGCGCCGCCGGAGACAAACGGCGGTCCCCAGGCGCGCGTCTCGTCGCCCGCGCCGGGACGCTCGATCTTGATGACATCCGCGCCCAGGTCGGCGAGCAGCATCGTGCAAAACGGCCCAGCGAGCACCCGGGACGTGTCAATGACGCGGAGACCCGCCAACGGGCCGGCAGGCGCGGATGTCACGCCCACGCCGCCGGCTCGGCACCGGAGCGACCGACGGGCGCGCACCTGCGCTCGCTCGCAAACACGCGTCTCGTGTTCCACCCGGGGCGCGCGCGCCCCTGCCGTGGCCCTCGCCGCGCCGCCAGGGGCGGGAACGGCCCGGCGCGAACAGTAGGGCGTTTGCTCCACCCGGGGAGGATCTCCGACGATGAGCATCCGCAAGGCGACAGTTCCACCGTCCGGCGCGGCGGCGCCCGTGCGCACGGAAACCGACAGCATGGGTGCGATCGAGGTCCCGGCGAACCGATACTGGGGCGCTCAGACCCAGCGATCGCTGATCCACTTCGCGATCGGCGACGACTCGATGCCACGCGAGATGATCCGCGCGATGGGCGTCCTCAAGAAGGCCGCGGCGGAGACGAACCGGGCGCTCGGCATCCTTCCCCCGGAGACCGCCCGGCTCATCATTCAAGCGGCGGACGAGGTGATCGCCGGAGAGCTGGACGACCACTTCCCGCTCCGCGTCTGGCAGACCGGCAGCGGCACCCAAAGCAACATGAACGCGAACGAGGTGATCTCCAACCGGGCGATCGAGTTCGCCGGCGGCCGGCTCGGCAGCAAGACGCCGATTCACCCGAACGACCATGTGAACATGTCCCAGTCGTCCAACGATACATTTCCGACCGCGATGCACATCGCCGGAGCGGAGGCCGTGGTCCATCAGCTGCGGCCGAGCATCCGGGCACTGCGCGACGCGCTCGCCGAAAAGGCCGCGGGGTTCGCGGACATCATTAAGATCGGCCGCACCCACCTGATGGACGCCGTGCCCCTCACGCTCGGCCAGGAGTTTTCGGGCTACGTTGCCCAGTTGGACCAGGACCTGGAGCGGATCGAAGGTGCGCTGCCCCACATGTGGGAGCTCGCGATCGGCGGCACCGCCGTCGGCACCGGCCTGAACGCCCACCCCGAGTTCGCCGAGCGCTGCGCCGCGCGCATCGCGGCCCTGACCGGCCTGCCGTTCGTGTCCGCCCGCAACAAGTTCGCGGCGCTCGCCGCGCACGACGCGATCGTGATGCTCAGCGGAACGCTGCGCACGCTCGCGTGCTCGCTCATGAAGATCGCCAACGACATCCGATGGATGGGCTCCGGTCCCCGGTGCGGCCTCGCGGAGCTACTGCTGCCCGAAAACGAGCCCGGGTCCTCCATCATGCCCGGCAAAGTGAACCCCACCCAATCCGAGGCCATGACGATGGTGTGCATCCAGGTCATCGGCAACGACACGGCGATCGCCTTCGCCGGCACCCAGGGCAACTTCGAGCTCAACGTGTTCAAGCCGTTGATCATCCACAACCTGCTCCACTCCACGCGCCTCTTGACGGACGCGTGCCGCTCCTTTACGGAA from bacterium includes these protein-coding regions:
- a CDS encoding efflux RND transporter periplasmic adaptor subunit produces the protein MRGKSRPWGWIALVCAALVAGLLVGRASPPQPSTQAAQQTAPAGARTRVAATVGVGHPVFQDLPITLRLTASIASLREAVVLPKTSGYLQSVTVRAGDTVTAGQVVAIVDHDQLNAQVSQAQATLAAAQTGVQTSQASVAVAQAQELNAVAGLRTAEANLGNAKAGLVKAEATLVDAESTYRRTVMLVQQGAQAQQNLDDAKATVATDQAAVDQAAAQVRASEAQVTQARTQIAAQQQQVTAARSQVQTQLAQAASQAAALQNAQIGLQNATIVAPFNGIVVSRSLDSGAYVTPGTSTPIVTIADLDGLDVVVNVSETQMSMIHKGGKVQVVVDAFPGRTFVGVVSRIAGGVDPQTRTVQVEVDLPNPGHLLRPGMYATAEISAGSQRALVVPLSAIITLGTESYVWAVVEGKTTQRQVAIGRETGTLVEITGGITQSDLIVFRGSDQVREGQPVKASPVGL
- a CDS encoding efflux RND transporter permease subunit, producing MFLTRAAVRNPVMVLMVCIAVVVLSQIGLQRLPRDLFPQITIPVISVQTNYNGASPETMERTVTYPLEQAVTRVAGVTQILSTTRQGSSNIQIWFGWGANLDVAEIEVIQNVQRALRNLPTGVSQPFVLKFDISNIPAVQVVVGGGGLDARQLYDLAYNTIEPQLERIPGVSQAFVNGGLLRQINVNVDPNKLQATGLTLQNVISAISNYNALIPAGNIQNPQINYQLNVPTLLQNVPQIQHVVVASNNGVPVHVGDVAQVVDGAATQTQIVRVNGRPGVLLFVARQPDANTIGVVNAVRAALPGLTGIPKGVTLTLSFDQSQYIRAAISTLAQEAMIGALLTFLVVLVFLRSLWSVVIVSVGIPLSVSSALLLLYFSGQTLNIFTLGGLTLAIGRLVDDAIVVRENITRHLAVPGTPVLQAVLEATQEVGLPVLASTSTTIAVFFPVVFLSGIAQRLFVPMALTVIFALAASYVVSMTIDPLLSLRLLRSTTGGEIAGTGVFPRLARWSERTMEAIDAQYLRSLEWTLRRSPLVLGAIAAAFVMSLFAARGIGSEFFPATDESQFSVQVQAPQGTAVQTASAVVEQIANIVRQTIPSNAVTAVYTNTGVPANSGFGSNAGQNYGEVEVRLASPTHRAKSSDDYANDVRLAIAGRFPGVLTFIRTGGLEHAVVNFGSAAPIDIQLLGYDQAVGQQFAQQVAAMVSAVPGAADVQITPRGQSPDFNVNIDKEKAAELGLTPTAVANAINTAIAGNVATASQFIDPVSGNEYNLVVQLQQQYRSQPEDLGGVPLNALPDPAAANSPPQPMVPIHLRDVAQISLGSTPLQINRKNEQRVIDVTANVVNRPLGAVSQDIVSDLNRLPFPAGFTYHMAGQTEAQSGAFASLGFAMVMALMLVYMIMASQFQSLVDPFVIMFTVPLGFMGVIWMLLLTHTTLSIISFMGVIMMIGIVVSNGILLVDYANKQQAQGLPAHAAVVQAGRIRLRPILMTAIATVCGMIPMALGLGEGAETNMPLARAVIGGLAVSTALTLLLIPLLYVLFEERFPRRRRREAS
- a CDS encoding ECF transporter S component encodes the protein MGTQRLVATAMFAAVAFVVMAVVQVPLLPYAPYLTYDPSDAVGLLAGVLYGPGAGVTVVLLKDALFFLLRARGPIGPAADFIAAATFVAVTAWAYRRVRGSFARRLIYAAAAGTAARVLIMIPANFGLLALQFGMTPSRVAGMLLPVIVPFNAVKAAANALIALLGAEPVVRAVGSRTPVK
- a CDS encoding MerR family transcriptional regulator — encoded protein: MVRKRGSDSMATFYQIGEVCHLSGLTPRALHYYDEIGLLVPTERLAGGHRLYTAQDLERIEQIKDLKRLLGLSLSEIKRILDADEARTQHLADARRATDPARRRRAVESALEITQAQLLSVRDKVQQLGRLQRQLERHVRELRRLYHESGASGEAEKVGGQV
- a CDS encoding PPOX class F420-dependent oxidoreductase, encoding MPAQIAEPVRQFLEEPNVAVLATQFPSNRLQTTPVWFLYADGQILINTSKGRAKLRNIDAHREVALAIVDAQNPYRYVQIQGKVVAIDPKSGARDIDRLSQRYLGKPYAYSANDRPENRVTILIEPQRVSAQGL
- a CDS encoding CaiB/BaiF CoA-transferase family protein translates to MTSAPAGPLAGLRVIDTSRVLAGPFCTMLLADLGADVIKIERPGAGDETRAWGPPFVSGGAARESTYYLSINRNKRSLTLDLSRETGRAILHRLAAQVDVVVENFRPGTQTALGVDYETLAALNPRLVYCSISGFGPVGPDRARPGYDLLMQGFTGLMSITGEAGREPVRVGVAVIDLATGTTAMGAILAALYARGPAGRGQHVDLSLMATGVSWMSYAAQSYFATGRQPSPSGSGHPNLVPYQAFRGGDERWFLVAVGNDEQWRRCCEAIGLSCAEDVRFRTNADRVAHRADVIALLERTFAASPAAEWIARLAAAGVPAGPVHAIADLFSHPQAAAAELVQEVVHPQLGALPTLRSAFRFSDTPPGLRLAPPTLGQHTDEILRALGYADPEIARLRADGVV
- the fumC gene encoding class II fumarate hydratase, which codes for MRTETDSMGAIEVPANRYWGAQTQRSLIHFAIGDDSMPREMIRAMGVLKKAAAETNRALGILPPETARLIIQAADEVIAGELDDHFPLRVWQTGSGTQSNMNANEVISNRAIEFAGGRLGSKTPIHPNDHVNMSQSSNDTFPTAMHIAGAEAVVHQLRPSIRALRDALAEKAAGFADIIKIGRTHLMDAVPLTLGQEFSGYVAQLDQDLERIEGALPHMWELAIGGTAVGTGLNAHPEFAERCAARIAALTGLPFVSARNKFAALAAHDAIVMLSGTLRTLACSLMKIANDIRWMGSGPRCGLAELLLPENEPGSSIMPGKVNPTQSEAMTMVCIQVIGNDTAIAFAGTQGNFELNVFKPLIIHNLLHSTRLLTDACRSFTEHLVKGLEANRAQLQRYVENSLMLVTALSPRIGYDKAAAVAKKAYHENKTLKEVCVELGLLSAEEFDRIVRPEQMLGPHA